One Chiloscyllium plagiosum isolate BGI_BamShark_2017 chromosome 34, ASM401019v2, whole genome shotgun sequence genomic window carries:
- the mad2l2 gene encoding mitotic spindle assembly checkpoint protein MAD2B isoform X1: MTTLTRQDLNFGQVVADVLCEFLEVAIHMILYVREVYPIGIFQKRKKYNVPVQMSCHPELNQYIQDTLHCIKPLIEKNEVDRMVVVILDKEHHPVERFVFEISQPPLLSVSSDSLLSRVEQLLRASILKISVCDAILDSNPPGCTFTVLVHTRDVATRNMEKIQVIKDFPWIHADEQEVNMREPRLIPLKTMTSDILKMQLYVEERAQKTS; this comes from the exons ATGACCACCCTTACACGACAGGACCTCAATTTTGGACAAG TTGTTGCAGATGTACTGTGTGAATTTCTGGAAGTAGCTATTCATATGATCCTGTATGTTCGTGAAGTTTATCCTATTGGAATCTTTCAGAAGAGGAAAAAGTACAATGTACCTGTCCAG ATGTCGTGCCATCCAGAGCTTAACCAGTACATCCAGGACACATTGCATTGTATCAAGCCTCTGATTGAGAAG AATGAAGTGGATCGGATGGTGGTAGTGATCCTGGATAAAGAGCATCATCCTGTAGAGCGCTTTGTTTTTGAAATATCACAACCTCCTCTCTTGTCTGTCAG CTCTGACTCACTGCTTTCCCGTGTTGAGCAGCTCCTTCGAGCATCGATCCTGAAGATCAGTGTCTGTGATGCAATTCTTGATAGCAACCCACCAG GTTGTACCTTCACTGTGTTGGTTCATACCCGCGATGTTGCTACACGAAATATGGAGAAAATTCAAGTGATAAAG GACTTCCCATGGATCCATGCTGATGAACAGGAGGTGAACATGCGAGAGCCACGGCTAATCCCTTTAAAAACTATGACATCAGATATCTTAAAG ATGCAATTATATGTtgaagagagagctcagaaaacATCCTGA
- the mrto4 gene encoding mRNA turnover protein 4 homolog — MPRSRRDKRVSLTKTTKKGLQVKQNLIEELRKCVDTYKNLFVFSIENMRNNKLKDMRSAWKHSRFFFGKNKVMMVALGKEPADEYKDGLHKISKQLQGEVGLLFTNRTKVEVIEWFDQYTESDFARAGNIATMAVTLDAGPLPQFTHSLEPQLRQLGLPTSLKKGVVTLLSDYDVCKEGASLTPEQARLLKLLGIEMATFKVTINCMWNSETGEFEQLTTD, encoded by the exons ATGCCGCGATCTCGGCGTGACAAGCGGG tttctttgaCTAAGACAACGAAGAAAGGATTACAAGTTAAACAGAATCTGATCGAGGAG ttacgaAAATGTGTGGACACCTACAAGAACCTATTTGTCTTTTCTATTGAGAATATGCGGAATAACAAGTTGAAGGATATGCGGAGTGCTTGGAAACATAGTCG GTTTTTCTTTGGTAAAAACAAAGTGATGATGGTGGCACTGGGAAAAGAACCAGCAGATGAGTACAAGGATGGTTTGCACAAG aTCAGTAAACAGTTGCAAGGTGAAGTTGGTCTTCTGTTCACTAATCGAACAAAAGTGGAAGTGATTGA GTGGTTTGATCAGTACACAGAGTCTGATTTTGCCCGTGCTGGGAATATAGCTACAATGGCTGTTACGCTAGATGCTGGGCCCCTGCCACAGTTCACGCACTCCCTTGAACCACAACTGCGACAGCTTGGGTTACCAACCTCTCTGAAGAAAG GTGTTGTGACATTATTATCTGATTATGATGTATGTAAAGAAGGTGCCTCGCTGACGCCTGAACAAGCACGTCTTCTG AAATTGCTTGGTATTGAAATGGCAACCTTCAAAGTGACGATAAACTGCATGTGGAACTCTGAGACTGGTGAATTTGAGCAACTGACAACTGATTGA
- the akr7a3 gene encoding aflatoxin B1 aldehyde reductase member 3: protein MLNIISTSRPVVKGCPLAFRIMSSCSAEVRPRTILGTMEFGRRADPQQSAAMVCAFMEHGHDELDSAFMYADGRSEEIIGSMGLGPKVKFATKVNPWDGKTLKAESVRNQFKTSLERLQRKSVEILYLHAPDHETPIEETLAACQELYQQGKFKELGLSNYAAWEVAELCSICKHNGWVLPTIYQGMYNATTRQVETELFPCLRHFGMRFYGYNPLAGGLLTGKYTFEDKNEKQPVGRFFGNNWAEAYRNRYWKEHHFRALDLVKKTIDTTYSSEKPSLTAAALRWMYHHSKLRGDLGDGVIIGMSTMEQLQMNLAASAEGPLAPPVVEAFNEAWNLVAHDCPNYFR from the exons ATGTTGAATATTATTTCTACTTCACGGCCTGTGGTAAAGGGGTGTCCTTTGGCTTTCCGCATCATGTCTTCATGTTCTGCCGAGGTGCGGCCCAGAACCATCCTGGGAACTATGGAGTTTGGCCGTCGCGCGGATCCACAGCAAAGCGCAGCCATGGTGTGCGCGTTCATGGAGCATGGGCACGACGAGCTGGACAGCGCGTTCATGTACGCGGACGGGCGCTCGGAGGAGATCATTGGCTCGATGGGCCTCGGACCGAAAG TAAAGTTTGCAACAAAAGTGAATCCATGGGATGGGAAAACGCTGAaagcagagagtgtcagaaatcAGTTTAAAACATCATTGGAACGCCTACAAAGGAAGAGTGTTGAGATCCTATATCTTCATGCCCCAGACCATGAGACACCAATTGAGGAAACACTAGCTGCTTGTCAGGAGCTTTATCAACAG GGGAAGTTTAAAGAACTTGGCCTGTCAAACTATGCTGCATGGGAAGTGGCAGAGCTGTGTTCAATCTGTAAACATAATGGATGGGTCCTTCCTACCATTTATCAG GGAATGTACAATGCCACAACTCGTCAAGTGGAGACAGAACTCTTTCCCTGTCTCCGACATTTTGGAATGCGATTTTATGGCTACAACCCGCTTGCAG GAGGGTTACTAACCGGGAAGTATACATTTGAAGACAAAAATGAGAAACAGCCCGTTGGCCGGTTCTTTGGAAACAATTGGGCTGAGGCTTACAGAAACAG GTATTGGAAGGAGCATCACTTCCGAGCTTTAGATCTAGTGAAGAAAACAATAGATACAACGTACAGTTCTGAGAAGCCAAGCTTGACAGCAGCAGCATTAAGATGGATGTATCATCACTCCAAACTCCGG GGGGATCTTGGTGATGGAGTTATAATTGGAATGTCAACGATGGAACAGCTTCAGATGAACCTGGCTGCCTCAGCGGAAGGGCCACTTGCCCCGCCCGTGGTGGAAGCCTTTAATGAAGCTTGGAATCTTGTGGCGCACGATTGTCCAAATTACTTTCGATAG
- the mad2l2 gene encoding mitotic spindle assembly checkpoint protein MAD2B isoform X2 translates to MILYVREVYPIGIFQKRKKYNVPVQMSCHPELNQYIQDTLHCIKPLIEKNEVDRMVVVILDKEHHPVERFVFEISQPPLLSVSSDSLLSRVEQLLRASILKISVCDAILDSNPPGCTFTVLVHTRDVATRNMEKIQVIKDFPWIHADEQEVNMREPRLIPLKTMTSDILKMQLYVEERAQKTS, encoded by the exons ATGATCCTGTATGTTCGTGAAGTTTATCCTATTGGAATCTTTCAGAAGAGGAAAAAGTACAATGTACCTGTCCAG ATGTCGTGCCATCCAGAGCTTAACCAGTACATCCAGGACACATTGCATTGTATCAAGCCTCTGATTGAGAAG AATGAAGTGGATCGGATGGTGGTAGTGATCCTGGATAAAGAGCATCATCCTGTAGAGCGCTTTGTTTTTGAAATATCACAACCTCCTCTCTTGTCTGTCAG CTCTGACTCACTGCTTTCCCGTGTTGAGCAGCTCCTTCGAGCATCGATCCTGAAGATCAGTGTCTGTGATGCAATTCTTGATAGCAACCCACCAG GTTGTACCTTCACTGTGTTGGTTCATACCCGCGATGTTGCTACACGAAATATGGAGAAAATTCAAGTGATAAAG GACTTCCCATGGATCCATGCTGATGAACAGGAGGTGAACATGCGAGAGCCACGGCTAATCCCTTTAAAAACTATGACATCAGATATCTTAAAG ATGCAATTATATGTtgaagagagagctcagaaaacATCCTGA